The Bos javanicus breed banteng chromosome 11, ARS-OSU_banteng_1.0, whole genome shotgun sequence genome includes a window with the following:
- the ITGB1BP1 gene encoding integrin beta-1-binding protein 1 isoform X2: MFRKGKKRHSSSSSQSSEISTKSKSVDSSLGGLSRSSTVASLDTDSTKSSGQSNNNSDTCAEFRIKYVGAIEKLKLSEGKSLEGPLDLINYIDVAQQDGKLPFVPLEEEFIMGVSKYGIKVSTSDQYEQAQAICKVLSTAFDSVLTSEKP; the protein is encoded by the exons ATGTTTCGGAAAGGCAAAAAGCGCCACAGCAGTAGCAGTTCCCAGAGCAGTGAAATCAGTACCAAGAGCAAG TCTGTAGACTCCAGCCTTGGGGGGCTCTCACGGTCCAGCACGGTGGCAAGCCTCGACACCGACTCCACCAAGAGCTCAG GACAAAGCAACAACAATTCAGACACCTGTGCAGAATTTCGAATAAAGTATGTTGGTGCCATTGAGAAACTGAAACTCTCAGAGGGGAAAAGTCTTGAGGGGCCACTGGACCTGATAAATTATATAGATGTTgctcag caAGATGGAAAGTTGCCCTTCGttcctctggaggaagaatttATTATGGGAGTTTCCAAGTATGGTATAAAAGTGTCTACATCAGATCAGTAT GAACAAGCACAAGCAATCTGCAAAGTTTTATCCACTGCTTTCGACTCTGTATTGACTTCTGAGAAACCTTGA
- the ITGB1BP1 gene encoding integrin beta-1-binding protein 1 isoform X1: MFRKGKKRHSSSSSQSSEISTKSKSVDSSLGGLSRSSTVASLDTDSTKSSGQSNNNSDTCAEFRIKYVGAIEKLKLSEGKSLEGPLDLINYIDVAQQDGKLPFVPLEEEFIMGVSKYGIKVSTSDQYDVLHRHALYLIIRMVCYDDGLGAGKSLLALKTTDANNQEYSLWVYQCNSLEQAQAICKVLSTAFDSVLTSEKP; this comes from the exons ATGTTTCGGAAAGGCAAAAAGCGCCACAGCAGTAGCAGTTCCCAGAGCAGTGAAATCAGTACCAAGAGCAAG TCTGTAGACTCCAGCCTTGGGGGGCTCTCACGGTCCAGCACGGTGGCAAGCCTCGACACCGACTCCACCAAGAGCTCAG GACAAAGCAACAACAATTCAGACACCTGTGCAGAATTTCGAATAAAGTATGTTGGTGCCATTGAGAAACTGAAACTCTCAGAGGGGAAAAGTCTTGAGGGGCCACTGGACCTGATAAATTATATAGATGTTgctcag caAGATGGAAAGTTGCCCTTCGttcctctggaggaagaatttATTATGGGAGTTTCCAAGTATGGTATAAAAGTGTCTACATCAGATCAGTAT GACGTTCTGCATCGGCACGCTCTGTATTTAATCATCCGGATGGTGTGTTATGATGATGGTCTCGGGGCAGGAAAGAGCTTACTGGCTCTGAAGACCACAGATGCAAACAACCAAGAATACAGCCTGTGGGTTTACCAGTGCAACAGCCTG GAACAAGCACAAGCAATCTGCAAAGTTTTATCCACTGCTTTCGACTCTGTATTGACTTCTGAGAAACCTTGA